One window of the Microtus ochrogaster isolate Prairie Vole_2 unplaced genomic scaffold, MicOch1.0 UNK5, whole genome shotgun sequence genome contains the following:
- the Tnip2 gene encoding TNFAIP3-interacting protein 2, which produces MSSGDGTPPAAAALCSLYHEAGQQLQRLQDQLAARDALIASLRTRLAALSGDTAPSLVDALLDQVERFREQLRRREEGASETQLRQEVERLTEQLEEKEREMQQLMSQPQHEREKEVVLLRRSVAEKEQARAASDILCRSLADETHQLRRTLAATAHMCQHLAKCLDERQHAQGDMGEKSADELGHTSRNASGKSVIEKLQEENRLLKQKVTHVEDLNAKWQRYDASRDEYVKGLHAQLKRRQVPPEPELLKKEISRLNRQLEEKINDCAEAKQELATVKMARDTALERVQMLEQQILAYKDDFKSERADRERAHSRIQELEEKVLSLMSQASQRQQDSREPGPCRIHTGNKTAKYLEMDALERVAAGGWKPGPGSQQLELPAEGGPVCTAHRGQGDLQCPHCLQCFSDEQGEAFFRHLWECCQ; this is translated from the exons ATGTCATCTGGGGACGGCACCCCGCCCGCGGCCGCCGCGCTCTGTAGCCTGTACCACGAGGCCGGCCAGCAGCTGCAGCGCCTGCAGGATCAGCTTGCCGCGCGCGACGCCCTGATCGCGAGCCTCCGCACCCGCCTAGCGGCTCTGTCAGGGGACACGGCGCCGTCGCTCGTGGACGCGCTTCTGGATCAGGTGGAGCGCTTCCGTGAGCAGCTGCGGCGGCGGGAGGAAGGAGCCTCTGAGACCCAGCTGCGCCAG GAAGTTGAGAGACTTACTGAGCAactagaagaaaaagagagggagatgcagCAGCTGATGAGCCAGCCTCAGCatgagcgagagaaggaagtcgTCCTGCTTCGGAGAAGTGTGGCAGAGAAGGAACAAGCCCGGGCCGCCAGCGATATCCTGTGCCGCTCCTTGGCTGATGAGACCCACCAACTGCGCAGGACGTTGGCTGCCACTGCCCACATGTGCCAGCATCTGGCCAAGTGTTTGGATGAACGACAGCACGCGCAGGGAGACATGGGGGAGAAAAGCGCTGACGAG CTAGGGCATACAAGCAGGAATGCTTCTGGCAAGAGCGTTATTGAGAAGTTACAGGAAGAAAATCGACTGTTAAAGCAGAAGGTGACTCAT GTCGAAGACCTTAATGCCAAGTGGCAGCGTTATGACGCCAGTAGGGACGAGTATGTGAAAGGGTTACACGCACAGCTAAAGAGGCGGCAGGTCCCTCCCGAGCCTGAGCTGTTGAAGAAGGAGATTTCCAGGCTTAACAGACAGCTGGAGGAGAAAATAAATGACTGTGCAGAAGCAAAACAGGAGCTGGCAACTGTGAAGATGGCCCGGGACACGGCGCTGGAGCGAGTGCAGATGCTAGAGCAGCAG ATTCTTGCTTACAAGGATGACTTCAAATCAGAAAGGGCAGATCGGGAACGGGCTCATAGTAGGATTCAAGAACTGGAAGAAAAGGTCTTGTCTTTGATGTCGCAAGCATCCCAGAGACAG CAGGACTCCCGGGAGCCAGGACCCTGTCGGATTCATACGGGGAACAAAACTGCCAAGTACTTAGAGATGGATGCACTGGAGCGTGTGGCAGCTGGTGGCTGGAAGCCTGGGCCTGGGTCCCAACAGCTGGAACTGCCTGCAGAGGGTGGGCCTGTCTGCACAGCCCACAGAGGTCAGGGCGACCTTCAGTGTCCTCACTGCCTGCAGTGCTTCAGTGATGAGCAAGGCGAGGCGTTCTTCAGGCACCTGTGGGAGTGCTGCCAATGA